One Streptomyces fagopyri DNA window includes the following coding sequences:
- a CDS encoding GntR family transcriptional regulator, giving the protein MALLPQLPSPVTLGDQAYAAIREAIVTGALKRGEKVTERGLAESLSISATPVREALRRLEQDRLVERTGPRSVRIAQFGMDELREFTMMEDVLRALAARLAAEKSTAAQRREMSDCLDGADALRGRLHETDAGSDAERDLVLEIQELMRHFHQLVDQASGNATLVQMLRTVDAFGTEERRAGVLSEVRSERAKVVDERYRQHRVIFEAVAAGNGELAEELMRAHSHTSNTSRIATRFSN; this is encoded by the coding sequence ATGGCCTTGCTCCCCCAGCTCCCGTCACCGGTCACCCTCGGCGATCAGGCGTACGCCGCCATTCGCGAGGCTATTGTGACCGGAGCTCTCAAGCGCGGGGAGAAAGTGACAGAGCGGGGCCTGGCCGAGTCTCTCAGCATCAGTGCGACACCCGTCCGCGAGGCACTGCGGCGCTTGGAGCAGGACCGTCTGGTGGAGCGCACCGGGCCTCGATCGGTCCGTATCGCGCAGTTCGGGATGGACGAGCTTCGCGAGTTCACCATGATGGAGGATGTGCTGCGAGCGCTCGCGGCCCGTCTGGCCGCCGAGAAGTCGACGGCAGCCCAACGCCGGGAGATGTCTGACTGCCTGGACGGGGCCGACGCACTACGGGGCCGGCTGCATGAGACGGACGCGGGGAGCGACGCCGAGCGGGACCTTGTGCTCGAGATCCAGGAACTCATGCGGCATTTCCATCAGCTCGTGGACCAGGCCAGCGGCAACGCGACTCTTGTCCAGATGCTGCGCACCGTCGACGCGTTCGGGACGGAGGAGCGGCGAGCCGGCGTCCTGTCCGAGGTGCGCAGCGAGCGCGCGAAGGTCGTCGACGAGAGATACAGGCAGCACCGTGTCATTTTTGAAGCTGTCGCGGCCGGCAATGGTGAGCTGGCCGAGGAACTGATGCGGGCTCACAGTCACACCTCCAACACCTCCCGGATCGCGACGCGCTTCTCGAACTGA